TAAGGTGCGGCATCACGCGTACGAATATCAGGCACCTGTTTCACTCATCGGGCGGCCGGACCCTCCGCGACGCAACATGATTATTTCGGCCAGAATGCTTACTGCGATTTCCTTCGGTGTTTCAGCCTCAAGCTCAAGGCCAATCGGCACCCGGATCCGAGCCAATTGTTCAGGACTTACGCCACCCTGTTCGGTCAGTGCTTTTGCCGTTATTGCCCAGCGCCGCCGGCTTCCGATTACACCAATATATGCGGCGTCTGACTGCAGCAGTGCAGGGATCAAAGACAGGTCCACCGGAAGGCCGCGCGTTACGGCGGCGACGTAAGTATTGCTGGTTATAGCGACCTGAGCAACCACCTCGGACGGCTTACATACGATATATCCGGCCAGCCCCGGCACATAGGTTGGATTGCAGTATACCTCACGGTCATCAGAGAGAAGCACCCGGAATCCTGCCCACAGCGCCAATTCTGCGAGCGCCTTGCCGACGTGTCCGCCCCCGACTATGAGCAACTTTGGCGCTGTGAGGACGGGCTCGATAAACATTTCGGCGGTTCCACCACAAATGCCTGCGTCGCCAGCGTCAAGATCATTGAGTGTATAGGAGCGCAGTCGAGTTTGACCATCATCGAGCGAACTAAGCGCTTCTTCGATGACCCGCGCTTCCATGGCGCCGCCGCCGATGGTGCCAAGCGTCGAGCCGTCAAGGCGGACTAGCATCCGACTGCCTGCATGACGCGGCATGGACCCCTGAGTCGAAATCACGGTCACAAGGGCAAGCGATTCCGCGGAGTCCTGCGCATCGGCAAGGGCGCGAAAAATGGCCGATTGAGTATCATCCACTGCCCTACCCGCTTTCAGCCGGAAACGGCTACAGAGTCGTCTGGAGAGAGTAGTGCATAACCAGACAGGCCAGAGAAGGCACTAACAGGAAGGAACACGTTCAGGGATCTCCAGGAGCACGCGCCGGTCCTGGACCACCGTACTGCTATTGGTGACAATCGGCACCAAGCGCTCAAAGGTTACCGGATCATAAAGGCCGACAGCAACTACATAGTCGTCAGCGGGCAAGCCCCCAAAGTCTAGCACAATACAATCAGAAAGCGTTCCTGACAGCCACGCGCCCGGCGGTAAGGCTCCTTGTCCCGGCCGGAGATCCGATTGCAGGACAGGAGGAGAGTCGAGAGCAGCGCGACCGTAGACGTGGACGAATGCGATCCAGTCTCCGGAGGCGGTGCCGTCGGTTGACCAGTTCATGCGGACAGTAAGGAGGCCGTCAGCAAGTGCCAGATCGGGGGTCAGGCCGATACTGTCGTTCGCGAACGTGATAGACGGACTACTCTCGGTTTCGCTGACATGCGTGCCGGAATACAGCCAATGGCGGTACGGGAAAATCAGCGTGTCGGGGGCTGACGGTTGGATAGTAATGTTTAGCTTTCCCGATGCGGCTTGTTCAGCCGGAATTAGAGTAGGAATCTCGACGAATTGACCTGGAACAGCCGGAAGGGTCCGCTCGATTACGAGGCTGTTGTTAATGACTATGCGAATGTTACCACCGGAAGGAGCATGGACTCTGGAGACGAGGATAGTGTCACTGCCGGGCTGTGCGGACATCACGAACGATTCGGAACCGTTGAGGCGGCGGCCACCGTCCAGCACACGGCATTCAGCCGCACAGCCCGGCGTCACAAACAAATACATTTCAGTCGCGAAACCATCAAAGCGCGACGTATTGCGCCAAGTGTAGGAATGGGCGCGTTCGCTGGTAATTTCGGCGACATTGAGCATGTCGGAAAGGGTGTAGTTTTCGATGTAGCGGCGAACAGCATCGACGCGCGGTTCGGCCGCGGCGCTCGCACCGATCCACGCCGGGGCGTAGATGCCCTGAAGCGGGCCACCAAGCGCGACATTGGTCCGGGGGTCAAACTCGTACGAGAAGCCAGCCAACTGATCACCGTACAGACTGTCTGCCAGATAACTCAATCCACGGGCATCGGGATAGGCGGCGAAGTAGTCAGGCCGGCGGAGGGCGTGAACCAGATATTCACCGACTGCACCGGGTCCATTACGCCAGGACTCGGCCGCGCCAGCGGTCGTCAGCCCAACCATGTCGAGCGTTGTGCGACCACCGATGTAACGGACAAGACCGACATCATGCACGGCGATCAGCGCATCGAGCGGGGTGTTATCGAAAATCCAGTGGGCCATGGCAAGCGGTTGAGCGGCGACGGCTTCGACATTCAGCCGCTGGCGTTCGATATAGGGAACGTTGAACATGAGCGCCGCAGTCAGCGCCCAGAGAATGAGACCCGCCCGTATGCGAGGGCGCGAAGCGAGGAGAGCCGCCGCGTGAGCCGTGAGCGGAAAGGCGAGCACCAGGAGCGGCATGTGATAGCGCCTGAAATGCCAGAAAGCAGTGTCGAGCGCGCTGATCCCCGCGAAGATCCCGACCAGCCAGAGCAGGACCAGGAGCGCTGTCAGCGGCCGGGAGCGCGCCAGACGATAGAGGCCGGCAAGTGCGGCCACACCCAGCAGCGGGGGAAGCATCCAGTTGTCAAGTCCCTCAAAACCAAGTAAGAAACCTTCCCACGCGCGGACAAAGTTCCCGGCGACTCGCTGGGCGACATAACCGAGATCGAACGGGACAATGGAGAGCAGGGATTTCGCCTGACTTCCACTCGCGCTGGAAGTTCCCGTCAACATGATATTGAGGAGCGGCTGAGCGGCGACGGCGAAGACAGGTAGCATAAGCCAGAGCTGCTGACGGCGAAGTCCACGTAAACGGAATTCCCGCAGCCCATACAACATGGCAGCAAGACCCGCCATGATACTGGCCTCGGGACGGAGTATGGCAAGTACGAGCGCGGCGAGTACAAATGTACGGAGATTCTGACGCTCGAAGGCGTGCAACGTCAGCAGGACGAAGGCGACGACCAGAACGGTCTCCATGCCACTATACGCGTGCCAGACCAATGCGCCCCACGCGGCGACTGATGCGCCCAGCACATCGTACAGCCAGCGCGTCAGACCCGCAGCACGTGACATAGCACGCACCGTCAGCGCAGAGGCAAGGAGCGCCACGGCTCCAATCAGGTATGCCCAGTAGCCAAGGTTGAGCGCGGTAAAGCCGAGTTTGTAACCCAGCGCAAGCACGAACGGGTAAAGGAGGCTGGTCGCACCGCTGGTGGGTCCCTGGCCGGGATTATAGACAAAGGGCTGGCCTTCAGCGGCCTGGCGCGCATATTGGAAGTGGATATAGGCGTCATCGACTGGCATGAGCGGCGCGCCAGCGCCCGCCTGTACGGCCTGCCCCAAATAGATCAGCGCCAGGACAGCGACGATGGTTGCATAGAGCGCAATCGCAAGCAGGTCGGCGCGGCGTGTGGACAATGAGAGGCGTATCATACGAGGAAGGGGTCGGTGAAGACATCGATCATCAGACGAACATCTTCGCATAAGGGAACCAGGACCGGGCTGGTCGCGCCCGCGTCGAGATAATCGGCGACTTTCCGGCGGGCATCATCCGGCGTTCCGCAGGCAGTCACGGATATCAGGATTTCATCGGGAACCAGGACATAGGCGGAATCGAAGCCGGACTCGCGGTCGATCCGCGCTATCTCATCGAGCAGATACGTCGAGACGCCATTGGCATGCATCAGTGTCGGCTGACTGAGGCAGGCGCCGGCGACGAAGCGCCGGGCATCGTCAAAGGCACGGGCACGATTGCGATGAACAGCGCAGGCGATCAATTGGGGACGGTCGATGAACTCGACGGTTCGGCCAGCGGTGTGGGCTCCTTTGCGGAGTTCTTCCACCGCGGCGGCACTCAGGCCAGGGGTGACGAGGTAATTGAGGAGCACGCCGTCGGCGATTTCGCCAGCAAGCGCGAGAGTTTTCGGGGCGGTGCCGGCAAAAACAATCGGGATACGGCGGGCTTCGCGGCGTTCCGCAAGCATCTCCAGCGCCGCATTGTTCAGGTTGACGAATTCGCCGTGCCTGGAATACGGTTTGCCAGAGAGAAGGGTCCGCAAGGCGACGGCCAACTCACGCATGGCGAGCAACGGACGCTGGCGGTCGATGCCGACGCGGGCCGCCTCACGATCGGTCCAGGCGCCGATACCGCAGATGATGCGGTCGGGAGCCAAATCATCCAACGTGAGAAGCGTTGTGGCCAACAGGCCAGCGTTACGAGTCCAGGCATCAATGACGGCAGTCCCGAGCTTTATACGGGTGGTGGTTGCTGCAAAGGCGGTCAATGCGACAAATGCATCGCGGGCCAGAATCCGCTCCGACTGCCAGACGGACTCGAATCCTCGAAGCTCAGCATACTGCACGAGGCGTATCGCCTCAGGAAGCGGCAGATCATGCTGCAAGTAAAGGCCGAGCCGTTTGAACATCGTCTATTCCACAACCCGCCGTTCCAGCGCGGCCTGAATGGCGTCAAAGGCTTCGGTCAGGGAGACACCGCGTACCAGCGGCTGGCCGATCAGCGTGCGATAGAGATCGACGATATCCTGAGGAAGGTCGAGATCAAACTGGAGATTCTCGGACTTATATTCGACTACGTGGGCGTCGGCCTCCCTGGCAAATCCAAGATGGCGCTGATAACTGTGGTGTCCATATTCGTAGGCGATCAGACCGGGAGGCCGAACGAACAAAGCGTTGGTGCCGTCACTAGAACGGTCGGTGGCAATCACGATGCTGCGCTCGTGATCACCGCCCGCGCGAATGACACCTGCCACATCTTCCGACGTCAACAACGGCAGGTCGGCGGGAAGCACCAGGACCGACTCCGTGCGCCAGGTGGCGAGGAGCTGAGTCGCGCGCATTAAGGCGGGGTTAAGGGCCGGCGCACCGCTTTCCTGCACAGTGCGTGCACCAAGGTCACGCGCGATCGACAAGGCCTTGGTATCGCGGCTGATCACCAGCGTGCCGGTCACCGAACGCGTGGAGCGCGTGACGTTGAGCGTGCGGCGGAGCATGCCCTCGGCAAAGCGCAGACGCTGTTCCGGGGTCAGAACGTCGGCAAGGCGGCTCTTGGCCATATTGAGGGGCTTGACCGGCAGTACGACCCAAACACTCATTCCATCCAGCTTTCCAGTGCATTCAAAATATCACGCGACAAGCGTACCCGCGCAGTGTCATCCGTCATTAGTGTATCAAATTGAGAGATACGCAGTCCGTCGCGCTTAAACAGCGGATTCCGTACATCGTCGATAAAGCCATTGAGGAGCTGACCATAATAGTCGGCAACGGCTTCTGCTGAAACGGTCAAACCCAGTTCACCCATGAGTTTGGCGGCTGGTCCTTTAACCGCCTGACCGCCGAGGATGGGCGTGACGGCAATCCGGGGAACATCCAGTGAGAGCAGCCTATCACGCAGATCGCCAACCGCGAGCATCGGAGCAATCGACAGCCAGGGATTAGACGGGGCAAAGACGATGGCATCAGCGGACGCCAGGGCCGCTTCGACTTCCGGTGTTATGGCGGACTGCTGGGCGTTCTGAAAGCGGAGACCGCGCAGGGTCGGCTGCCAGCGATGGCGGACAAAATACTCCTGGAAGGCAAGCTCGCCGAATTCAGCGGTATCGACGATTGTGGGGATTTCACCGTCAGAAACGGGAAGGAGCGGATGATTCACTCGCAGCGACCGGCAAAGACCCGCCGTGATTTCGGTCTGGCGGACGCCTGTGCGCAACAAATGGGAGCGGTGAAGGTGGGTCGCTACGTCCAGGTCGCCCAGGCGAAACCAGGACTCGCCACCCAAGCGGCGAAGGGAGTCGAGCATGCGCGTCGAATCCTCCGCCAAGCCCCAGCCATTGACCGGATCGACCATC
Above is a window of Candidatus Flexicrinis proximus DNA encoding:
- a CDS encoding XdhC family protein, whose protein sequence is MDDTQSAIFRALADAQDSAESLALVTVISTQGSMPRHAGSRMLVRLDGSTLGTIGGGAMEARVIEEALSSLDDGQTRLRSYTLNDLDAGDAGICGGTAEMFIEPVLTAPKLLIVGGGHVGKALAELALWAGFRVLLSDDREVYCNPTYVPGLAGYIVCKPSEVVAQVAITSNTYVAAVTRGLPVDLSLIPALLQSDAAYIGVIGSRRRWAITAKALTEQGGVSPEQLARIRVPIGLELEAETPKEIAVSILAEIIMLRRGGSGRPMSETGA
- a CDS encoding LLM class flavin-dependent oxidoreductase, yielding MFKRLGLYLQHDLPLPEAIRLVQYAELRGFESVWQSERILARDAFVALTAFAATTTRIKLGTAVIDAWTRNAGLLATTLLTLDDLAPDRIICGIGAWTDREAARVGIDRQRPLLAMRELAVALRTLLSGKPYSRHGEFVNLNNAALEMLAERREARRIPIVFAGTAPKTLALAGEIADGVLLNYLVTPGLSAAAVEELRKGAHTAGRTVEFIDRPQLIACAVHRNRARAFDDARRFVAGACLSQPTLMHANGVSTYLLDEIARIDRESGFDSAYVLVPDEILISVTACGTPDDARRKVADYLDAGATSPVLVPLCEDVRLMIDVFTDPFLV
- the cofC gene encoding 2-phospho-L-lactate guanylyltransferase — translated: MSVWVVLPVKPLNMAKSRLADVLTPEQRLRFAEGMLRRTLNVTRSTRSVTGTLVISRDTKALSIARDLGARTVQESGAPALNPALMRATQLLATWRTESVLVLPADLPLLTSEDVAGVIRAGGDHERSIVIATDRSSDGTNALFVRPPGLIAYEYGHHSYQRHLGFAREADAHVVEYKSENLQFDLDLPQDIVDLYRTLIGQPLVRGVSLTEAFDAIQAALERRVVE
- a CDS encoding 2-phospho-L-lactate transferase, with translation MVLFVGGVGGAKLAYGMAQLLPPERLTVIVNIGDDFWHLGLRICPDSDTVMYTLAGMVDPVNGWGLAEDSTRMLDSLRRLGGESWFRLGDLDVATHLHRSHLLRTGVRQTEITAGLCRSLRVNHPLLPVSDGEIPTIVDTAEFGELAFQEYFVRHRWQPTLRGLRFQNAQQSAITPEVEAALASADAIVFAPSNPWLSIAPMLAVGDLRDRLLSLDVPRIAVTPILGGQAVKGPAAKLMGELGLTVSAEAVADYYGQLLNGFIDDVRNPLFKRDGLRISQFDTLMTDDTARVRLSRDILNALESWME